Proteins from a genomic interval of Nitrospina gracilis Nb-211:
- a CDS encoding Lcl domain-containing protein, giving the protein MNQGTTENRKYKILFVDTERKVLVAAKKIFSQSGYQVEVCDGAMRAADVVANNGPIAVVFTEERMRGMRGTELLEIVKRVSPNTVRVLTAAQIDDHIVEDIINKAEVFRLVRKPIDFNIALKVAKQGIQLYEQANRNDHLDLALHDMEAEKDKVARDAEGLVARINKLKRSTLYWFAGILLVIGLAFGFNFYQEYLRQQDLQASSNNLGSWVAYKNHTALDTVNNLMWMTRDFRIIEKRYPTSWKEAMNWAEKMNARRYAGYSDWRVPTIQEYKSTFDPDRTKLAYDRNQEYPVGYPTAFEDGGGYGFWSSDREGEDSARYFFFVGGYDRTGALNYGSPTMSVRLVRDLK; this is encoded by the coding sequence ATGAATCAGGGGACAACCGAAAACCGCAAGTACAAAATTCTATTTGTCGATACGGAAAGAAAGGTTCTGGTCGCGGCAAAAAAAATTTTCAGCCAGAGTGGATATCAGGTTGAAGTGTGCGATGGAGCCATGCGGGCGGCGGATGTGGTGGCCAACAATGGACCCATCGCCGTTGTGTTCACCGAGGAGCGCATGCGTGGAATGCGTGGCACGGAACTGCTCGAGATCGTCAAACGGGTCTCGCCCAATACCGTCCGTGTGCTGACCGCCGCCCAGATTGACGACCATATCGTCGAGGACATCATCAATAAAGCGGAGGTTTTCCGCCTGGTAAGGAAACCCATCGACTTCAATATTGCACTCAAAGTTGCCAAACAGGGGATTCAGCTTTACGAACAGGCCAACAGGAATGACCACCTGGACCTGGCCCTCCATGACATGGAGGCGGAAAAAGACAAGGTGGCCCGCGATGCGGAAGGGCTGGTCGCGCGCATCAATAAGCTCAAACGATCCACTCTGTACTGGTTCGCCGGAATATTGCTGGTGATCGGCCTTGCATTCGGGTTCAACTTTTATCAGGAGTACTTGCGCCAGCAGGATCTTCAGGCTTCGAGCAATAACCTGGGCTCCTGGGTCGCTTATAAAAATCACACGGCTCTGGACACGGTGAACAATCTGATGTGGATGACGCGCGATTTCCGGATTATTGAAAAACGCTACCCCACCTCATGGAAAGAGGCGATGAACTGGGCGGAAAAAATGAACGCGCGGCGTTACGCCGGGTATTCCGACTGGCGGGTGCCCACGATTCAGGAATACAAAAGCACCTTCGACCCGGATCGCACCAAGTTGGCCTATGACCGGAACCAGGAATACCCGGTCGGGTATCCCACAGCCTTTGAGGATGGAGGCGGGTATGGGTTCTGGAGTAGTGACCGGGAAGGGGAGGATTCCGCGAGGTATTTCTTCTTCGTGGGCGGGTACGATCGCACCGGAGCTCTCAACTATGGCAGTCCCACCATGAGCGTCCGCCTGGTGCGTGACCTGAAGTAA
- a CDS encoding formyl transferase yields MQSPRLVLVTGDDLRHEYFIRRINARFAVHSVFAESKHYPSQPFATKEAERAWLWFFERRQEYEQREFAPVRDWPRANHPVYETLQPGDLHVDSFLKKLKRIDPDLILLFDCGLVGQSLLNAFPGRILNLHVGLTEEYRGSSCNFWPIHDERLDCLGATILKIDPGIDTGAILEQGTVTVEPGDDEQSLIGKTLKLGVELMEKVVSQWRSGGWKARPPESPGVLFQRKDLNPEAMLTVRRLVEGPRWQSLLEQYSG; encoded by the coding sequence ATGCAATCACCCCGGCTGGTACTGGTGACCGGCGACGATCTGCGGCACGAATATTTTATCCGTCGCATCAACGCCCGGTTTGCCGTGCATTCCGTTTTTGCGGAAAGCAAACACTACCCTTCCCAGCCTTTCGCTACAAAAGAAGCCGAGCGCGCGTGGCTCTGGTTCTTTGAACGGCGGCAGGAGTACGAGCAACGCGAGTTCGCTCCTGTCCGCGATTGGCCGCGCGCGAACCATCCCGTTTACGAAACCCTGCAACCGGGTGATTTGCATGTCGATTCCTTTTTAAAGAAACTGAAGCGCATCGACCCGGATCTGATCCTGTTGTTCGACTGCGGGCTGGTGGGACAATCCCTGCTCAATGCGTTTCCCGGGCGCATTCTCAACCTGCATGTCGGTCTCACTGAAGAATACCGCGGGTCGTCTTGCAATTTCTGGCCCATCCACGATGAACGGCTGGATTGCCTGGGAGCGACCATTTTAAAGATCGATCCGGGCATCGACACCGGAGCCATCCTCGAACAGGGAACCGTGACCGTCGAGCCCGGAGACGATGAACAATCGCTGATTGGCAAGACGCTCAAGCTGGGGGTGGAGTTGATGGAAAAGGTGGTGAGTCAGTGGCGAAGCGGAGGTTGGAAAGCCCGCCCGCCGGAGTCGCCGGGCGTGCTGTTCCAGCGAAAGGATCTGAACCCGGAAGCGATGCTGACCGTGCGCCGATTGGTGGAAGGGCCACGCTGGCAATCCCTGCTGGAACAATACTCGGGGTGA
- a CDS encoding N-formylglutamate amidohydrolase: MIDPMDTLPCLITVPHGGTRVPDFLAGRFILSPRDLFDDIDPCTRDIYALSERVSAWKDTDIARPVVDLNRDESDRPPANPDGVVKTHTCFNVPVYDPAQPLDHALAEKLIAKFHRPFHAFIKATLKTRTDLRIAFDCHTMSEFAPPISPDAGKPRPTFSLGTRFGETCPDAIANTLAKSLMQVFDLPGKEVALNQPFAGGHITRTYGNKPIPWIQIEMNRKLYLKKPWFDEKKLTVDPVRLQFLRNCMGEALRLFFETCRALK, translated from the coding sequence TTGATTGATCCCATGGACACCCTGCCCTGCCTGATCACCGTACCTCACGGCGGCACGCGTGTCCCCGATTTCCTTGCGGGCCGTTTCATTCTCTCGCCCAGAGACCTGTTCGACGACATCGATCCCTGCACCCGCGACATCTATGCGCTTTCCGAGCGGGTGAGTGCGTGGAAAGACACCGACATCGCGCGCCCGGTGGTTGATCTCAACCGCGATGAGAGCGACCGTCCTCCGGCAAACCCCGACGGCGTGGTCAAAACCCACACCTGTTTCAACGTTCCCGTGTACGATCCCGCACAGCCTCTGGATCACGCGCTGGCCGAAAAACTGATTGCCAAATTTCATCGGCCGTTTCATGCATTCATCAAAGCCACGTTGAAAACGCGCACGGATCTGCGCATCGCGTTCGACTGCCACACCATGTCGGAGTTCGCGCCGCCCATCTCCCCCGACGCAGGAAAACCACGCCCCACCTTCAGCCTCGGCACCCGGTTCGGCGAGACCTGCCCGGACGCCATCGCAAACACGCTGGCCAAAAGCCTGATGCAGGTGTTCGATTTGCCGGGAAAGGAAGTGGCATTGAATCAGCCTTTCGCCGGAGGCCACATCACCCGCACTTACGGCAACAAACCGATTCCGTGGATTCAAATCGAGATGAACCGCAAGCTGTATTTGAAAAAACCGTGGTTCGATGAGAAAAAGTTAACGGTCGATCCGGTACGGCTTCAGTTTTTGCGCAATTGCATGGGAGAGGCCCTGCGCCTGTTTTTCGAAACCTGCCGTGCCTTGAAATGA
- a CDS encoding M20/M25/M40 family metallo-hydrolase, whose translation MKVAVIYNKNQSEVINVFGAQNREIYNPKTVERVASSLEKGGHNVRVIDGNIHLIEKLSEFMPKVMHGEQPGMVFNMAYGIQGVSRYTHVPALLEMVGIPYVGSSPAGHGIALDKITSKVLFQANGVPTPRYWSFFSEDQIPEDIPFPVIVKPKMEAVSMGIEVVHDIGRLKEAVKTLVKEYSQQVLVEEFIPGREFAVGLLGNGDPEVLPIVEFDLEGDPNAIQTYSEKMKRPKEKICPARVDDALAAKMGELTKAAFRALGLFDFCRADFRMDDKGNLYVLELNSMASLGLTGSYVHAAKVAGYTYETLINRMLDVAVERYFGEKNLNEVPETEPFFKSFLKSQTTSLPVRLRSYLRGNVSTMEDFLAHMVEINSYARNLDGVNSLGKWVSNHLGRMGFQREVHTKAEFGNVLYFTNHTSDENDILLIGQLDNPIPNQDYVAYQEERGKLYGSGVYYGKGGLAILLGALQALRYTRSLKKVKCGILLISDETAGGRTSKNLIEDLSNKSKYVIGLQGAGLSGQATTSFSGVMKYNVEIKYAPGKLSKIKSDQTDLVSFLTQKISGLRKMSTKDEEVSVAITSINTQGLDEATPDFANLNFRIRFRSPDLSQQLKDQIYKTFEVSATSPIKVNISRTLLRLPLMESEATCNFYDRVSKIAKNLEIRLQKEHGTTSTSLCHVSPDKPVLGNMGPISGGMGTRNEYVVRDSLLDRSVLLAYLIYLAANDFKE comes from the coding sequence ATGAAAGTAGCGGTCATTTACAACAAAAACCAGTCAGAAGTCATCAACGTCTTCGGTGCCCAGAACCGCGAAATTTACAATCCTAAAACCGTGGAGCGGGTGGCGAGCTCTCTTGAAAAAGGCGGACACAACGTCCGCGTCATCGACGGCAACATCCACCTCATAGAAAAATTAAGCGAATTCATGCCCAAAGTGATGCACGGCGAGCAACCCGGCATGGTATTCAACATGGCTTACGGCATCCAGGGAGTGAGCCGCTACACCCACGTTCCAGCGCTTTTGGAAATGGTGGGCATTCCCTACGTCGGGTCCAGTCCCGCGGGGCACGGCATCGCCCTCGACAAAATCACCTCCAAGGTTTTGTTCCAGGCCAATGGCGTGCCCACACCGCGCTACTGGTCGTTCTTCAGCGAGGACCAGATTCCGGAAGACATCCCCTTCCCCGTCATCGTCAAACCCAAGATGGAAGCAGTGTCGATGGGCATCGAAGTGGTGCACGACATCGGCCGCCTGAAAGAAGCCGTCAAAACCCTGGTCAAGGAATACAGCCAGCAGGTGCTGGTGGAGGAGTTCATTCCGGGGCGCGAGTTCGCCGTCGGCCTGCTGGGCAACGGCGACCCGGAGGTCCTGCCCATCGTCGAGTTCGATCTCGAAGGCGACCCCAACGCAATTCAGACCTATTCCGAGAAAATGAAGCGGCCGAAGGAAAAAATCTGCCCGGCCAGGGTGGACGATGCCCTGGCGGCAAAAATGGGCGAACTCACAAAAGCCGCTTTCCGCGCGCTCGGCCTCTTCGATTTCTGCCGCGCCGATTTCCGCATGGACGACAAAGGCAACCTGTATGTCCTTGAACTCAACTCGATGGCCAGCCTCGGGCTCACCGGGTCTTACGTCCATGCCGCCAAGGTGGCGGGCTACACGTACGAGACCCTCATCAACCGCATGCTCGATGTCGCTGTGGAACGTTACTTCGGCGAAAAGAACCTGAACGAGGTGCCGGAGACGGAACCGTTTTTCAAAAGCTTTCTGAAAAGCCAGACCACATCCCTCCCCGTGCGTCTGCGCAGTTACCTGCGCGGCAACGTCAGCACCATGGAAGACTTCCTCGCCCACATGGTGGAGATCAACTCCTACGCGCGCAACCTGGACGGGGTCAATTCCCTCGGCAAATGGGTGTCCAACCACCTTGGGCGGATGGGATTCCAGCGCGAAGTGCACACCAAGGCGGAGTTCGGAAACGTTCTCTACTTCACCAACCACACCAGCGATGAAAACGATATTCTGTTGATCGGCCAACTGGACAACCCGATTCCCAACCAGGACTACGTCGCCTACCAGGAGGAACGCGGCAAGCTTTACGGTTCGGGCGTCTATTATGGCAAAGGCGGGCTGGCCATTCTGCTCGGCGCCCTGCAAGCGTTGCGCTACACGCGGTCGCTTAAAAAAGTGAAGTGCGGCATCCTGCTGATTTCGGATGAAACCGCCGGCGGACGCACCTCCAAAAACCTGATTGAGGACCTGTCCAATAAATCGAAATACGTGATCGGGTTGCAGGGCGCGGGTCTTTCGGGCCAGGCCACCACATCGTTCTCCGGCGTCATGAAGTACAACGTCGAGATCAAGTACGCCCCGGGCAAGCTGTCTAAAATAAAGTCGGACCAGACCGACCTGGTTTCGTTTCTCACACAGAAAATCAGCGGCCTGCGCAAGATGTCAACGAAGGACGAGGAAGTATCCGTCGCCATCACCTCGATCAACACCCAGGGACTCGACGAAGCGACGCCGGATTTTGCCAATCTGAACTTCCGCATCCGGTTCCGCTCGCCCGATCTCAGTCAACAGCTCAAGGACCAGATTTACAAAACCTTCGAAGTCAGCGCCACCAGTCCCATCAAGGTCAATATCTCCCGCACTCTTCTGCGCCTGCCCCTGATGGAGTCGGAGGCCACTTGCAATTTTTATGACCGGGTCAGCAAGATCGCCAAAAACCTGGAAATTCGATTGCAGAAAGAACACGGCACCACTTCAACTTCTCTTTGTCATGTTTCGCCGGACAAACCGGTGCTGGGCAACATGGGCCCCATTTCCGGAGGCATGGGCACGCGCAACGAATACGTCGTCCGTGACAGTCTGCTCGACCGTTCGGTCCTACTGGCCTATCTGATCTACCTCGCCGCAAACGACTTCAAGGAATGA
- a CDS encoding nucleoside recognition domain-containing protein: protein MLNIIWVSFFLIAFLVALLQWLVWGQGDVFVSIMGATFEMSRVAFEIALGLVGIMSFWMGIMRIGERAGVLDLFVRLLHPLLRKLFPEVPERHPAFGAMVMNFSANLLGLDNAATPLGLKAMNELQALNPEKHSATNAQILFLVLNTSSVTLFPVTVFVYRAQQGAADPTDVFLPILLATFCSTLVGLLAVAAVQRISMNDPVLLAYLGGLTALMGGLVWYFSQLDQAAMQEQSARLSNFLLFTVIVAFMATALWKKQNVFDVFIDGAKEGFEVAIKIVPYLVAMLVGIAVFRASGALEILLDGIRWLVLGVGGDTRFVDALPTAFMKPLSGSGARGMMIETMQTFGADSFAGRMASVMQGSTETTFYVLALYFGAVGVRRTRHALPCALLADAAGILAAILVSYWFFG, encoded by the coding sequence TTGCTGAACATCATCTGGGTTTCATTTTTTCTCATCGCCTTTCTGGTCGCCCTCCTCCAGTGGCTTGTGTGGGGTCAGGGGGATGTCTTTGTTTCGATCATGGGCGCGACCTTCGAGATGTCACGTGTGGCCTTCGAAATCGCGCTCGGCCTGGTGGGCATCATGAGTTTCTGGATGGGGATCATGCGCATTGGCGAGCGCGCCGGAGTGCTGGACCTGTTTGTCCGGCTTCTGCATCCTTTGTTGCGCAAACTGTTTCCCGAGGTGCCGGAGCGGCATCCCGCATTCGGCGCGATGGTCATGAACTTTTCCGCCAACCTTCTGGGCCTCGACAACGCCGCCACGCCTCTCGGCCTCAAGGCGATGAACGAATTGCAGGCACTGAACCCGGAAAAACATTCAGCCACCAACGCACAGATTCTGTTCCTCGTGCTCAATACCTCGTCCGTCACGCTGTTTCCCGTCACCGTCTTCGTGTACCGGGCGCAACAGGGCGCGGCCGATCCCACCGACGTATTCCTTCCCATTCTGCTGGCCACGTTTTGCTCGACCCTGGTGGGGCTGCTTGCCGTCGCCGCTGTTCAACGAATCAGTATGAACGACCCGGTTCTGCTGGCGTACCTGGGTGGGCTTACCGCGTTGATGGGCGGGCTGGTCTGGTACTTTTCGCAACTGGATCAAGCTGCCATGCAGGAGCAGTCCGCGCGTCTCAGCAACTTCCTCTTGTTCACGGTGATCGTGGCGTTCATGGCCACGGCCCTGTGGAAAAAGCAGAACGTGTTCGACGTGTTCATTGATGGTGCGAAGGAGGGGTTTGAGGTGGCGATCAAGATCGTCCCGTACCTGGTGGCGATGTTGGTCGGCATCGCCGTGTTCCGAGCCAGCGGCGCGCTCGAGATTCTGCTGGACGGCATCCGCTGGCTGGTATTGGGGGTGGGTGGCGATACACGGTTTGTCGATGCGTTGCCGACAGCGTTCATGAAACCACTGAGCGGCAGTGGGGCACGCGGCATGATGATCGAGACCATGCAGACTTTTGGCGCCGATTCCTTTGCGGGACGCATGGCGTCGGTGATGCAGGGGAGCACCGAGACGACATTCTACGTGCTGGCGCTGTATTTCGGTGCGGTGGGGGTGCGTCGGACACGCCACGCCTTGCCCTGTGCCCTGCTGGCGGACGCGGCGGGCATCCTCGCCGCCATCCTTGTCAGCTACTGGTTTTTTGGCTGA
- a CDS encoding gamma-glutamyltransferase family protein: MKLDRIETRLEVREDGKSAIARKGMVSTAFPEATQAGVDMLGAGGNAVDAAVASALALGVCEPQGSGIGGQSSGILYLDGKVLYVDGSSRAPSLAHLDHYKDDNLLVGHRATTVPSTVAFLGYLNFYYGRLSWRQVCAPAIRIAREGYRITPLQSQLQQRELETFQKPICEWGAKYFLKNGNTPYLPGELFVQNGLANLLEHLAYYGPKSFYQGEIAEQIDADMRAFDGFLRKEDLAYIPWPVERKPLKRRYRKTQIFTCPPPTSGRTLLLTLQMLNNLPSKFLRDRSPESFHFIAETFRKALMNHKERPYDPNIYPQLPDDKRILSKDYAHYLSSTIRNVIDPSLPLVEPYETGQDTTHLSAMDADGNAVGITQSIERVYGCHSAAKGLGFLYNNYMSAMETHDPSHPYYLRPGAVPWSSIAPVIVFYKKQPWMVAGSPGSDRIFSTMSQFLTNIIDGNMPIDQAMIRPRMHCTLGGVLSYEKERFPKKVIRYLKQAGYKMSAKDPYAFYLGAVHAVVKTQLHEGFQGVAEIRRDGTAGGID, from the coding sequence ATGAAACTCGACCGCATCGAAACACGACTTGAGGTCCGGGAAGACGGAAAAAGCGCCATCGCGAGGAAGGGCATGGTGTCGACGGCGTTTCCGGAAGCGACGCAGGCCGGAGTGGACATGCTGGGCGCAGGCGGCAACGCGGTGGACGCGGCGGTGGCCTCCGCCCTCGCCCTCGGCGTGTGCGAACCGCAGGGAAGCGGCATCGGCGGTCAATCCTCCGGCATCCTGTATCTCGATGGCAAAGTCCTTTACGTGGACGGCTCCAGCCGCGCGCCGTCGCTCGCTCACCTCGATCATTACAAAGACGACAACCTGCTGGTCGGTCACCGCGCCACCACCGTTCCCAGCACCGTCGCCTTCCTCGGTTATCTCAATTTCTACTACGGCCGCCTGAGCTGGCGGCAGGTGTGCGCACCGGCCATCCGCATTGCGCGCGAAGGGTACCGCATCACGCCTCTGCAAAGTCAGCTCCAGCAACGGGAGCTGGAAACCTTTCAGAAACCCATCTGCGAATGGGGCGCGAAGTATTTTCTGAAAAACGGCAACACGCCCTACCTGCCGGGCGAACTGTTTGTGCAGAATGGCCTGGCGAACCTGCTGGAACACCTCGCGTACTACGGACCCAAATCGTTTTACCAGGGCGAGATCGCAGAACAGATCGATGCCGACATGCGCGCCTTCGACGGCTTTCTGCGCAAGGAGGACCTGGCTTACATTCCCTGGCCGGTAGAACGCAAGCCCCTGAAACGCCGCTACCGCAAAACGCAGATCTTCACTTGTCCGCCGCCGACCTCCGGGCGCACCCTGCTGTTGACGTTGCAGATGCTCAACAACCTGCCGTCCAAGTTTCTGCGTGACCGTTCGCCGGAGTCGTTTCACTTCATCGCGGAAACCTTCCGCAAGGCGCTGATGAACCATAAGGAGCGACCGTACGACCCGAACATCTATCCGCAACTGCCCGACGACAAACGCATCCTCAGCAAGGATTACGCGCATTATTTGTCTTCGACCATCCGCAATGTCATTGACCCCAGCCTGCCTTTGGTCGAGCCGTACGAGACCGGTCAGGACACGACGCACCTTTCGGCGATGGACGCGGACGGCAACGCCGTGGGCATCACGCAGTCGATCGAACGCGTGTATGGTTGCCACTCGGCGGCGAAGGGTCTCGGTTTTCTTTACAATAATTACATGAGTGCGATGGAAACCCACGACCCCAGCCATCCCTATTACCTGCGGCCGGGAGCCGTGCCGTGGAGCAGTATTGCGCCGGTGATCGTTTTCTACAAAAAACAACCGTGGATGGTGGCGGGCAGTCCGGGCAGTGACCGTATCTTTTCCACCATGAGCCAGTTCCTGACCAACATCATCGACGGCAACATGCCCATCGACCAGGCGATGATTCGCCCACGCATGCACTGCACTTTGGGCGGCGTGTTGAGTTACGAAAAAGAACGCTTCCCCAAGAAAGTCATCAGGTATCTGAAACAGGCGGGATACAAAATGTCCGCGAAGGACCCTTACGCTTTCTACCTGGGGGCCGTGCACGCGGTGGTGAAAACCCAGCTCCACGAGGGCTTTCAGGGCGTTGCCGAGATCCGCCGGGACGGCACCGCCGGAGGCATTGATTGA